A single Gammaproteobacteria bacterium DNA region contains:
- a CDS encoding ATP-grasp domain-containing protein, whose amino-acid sequence MARLLILAASARALAQAARRASLRVQVADAFADEDTASCAERLWHIPELLGDSEERLLEAVEPLLAARPRVIVGGGLEAWPRLLCELERRAELLGTSSELWLNINKQLFNRNLKDKYNLHTSIGRRPSRGDWLVKRTGGSGGCRVRPWCPGEALLPGEYLQKRFPGRPRSVVFLADGRRAVLLGSNTLYSLAPERGDFRYAGAINQARLPAALERGLPERVDALVRETGLRGLCGLDFFAAPDGSLRLLEINPRPTATCELHERPPGLLRWHILACQGRLPRRMPALPLRPPVVGQSVCYAGKGFVLPADWRWPSWTADRPRPGAWIAAGQPVCSLYARAASETRVKSLLAARQARLVMALRLRGLSPLAIPAVC is encoded by the coding sequence ATGGCACGATTGTTGATCCTTGCCGCCAGTGCCCGGGCACTGGCGCAAGCGGCCCGGCGCGCGAGCCTGCGGGTACAAGTCGCGGATGCCTTCGCCGACGAAGATACCGCGTCCTGCGCCGAGCGCTTGTGGCATATTCCGGAATTACTGGGGGACTCCGAAGAACGCTTGCTGGAGGCGGTAGAGCCGCTATTGGCAGCTCGGCCGCGGGTCATTGTCGGGGGGGGGCTTGAGGCGTGGCCGCGCTTATTATGCGAACTGGAGCGGCGCGCGGAGTTGCTGGGCACTTCAAGCGAACTCTGGCTTAACATTAATAAACAGTTATTTAATAGGAACTTAAAAGATAAATATAATCTGCATACCAGTATCGGTCGCCGGCCATCTAGAGGAGACTGGCTGGTCAAACGAACTGGCGGCAGCGGCGGCTGTAGGGTGCGGCCATGGTGTCCTGGCGAGGCGCTGCTTCCCGGGGAGTACCTGCAAAAACGTTTTCCGGGGCGGCCCCGTTCCGTAGTGTTCCTTGCCGATGGCAGGCGGGCCGTCCTGCTGGGGAGCAATACGCTGTATTCCCTGGCGCCGGAACGCGGCGATTTCCGCTATGCGGGCGCGATCAACCAAGCCCGCCTGCCCGCTGCGCTGGAGCGCGGCTTGCCGGAACGGGTGGATGCCCTGGTACGGGAAACCGGACTGCGCGGGCTTTGCGGCCTGGATTTTTTCGCAGCTCCGGACGGCAGCTTGCGTCTCCTGGAGATCAACCCGCGTCCTACAGCGACCTGCGAATTGCACGAACGGCCGCCGGGGCTGTTGCGGTGGCATATCCTGGCCTGTCAGGGGCGCCTGCCGCGCCGGATGCCCGCACTCCCGTTACGGCCTCCGGTAGTAGGGCAGAGCGTCTGCTACGCTGGCAAGGGTTTCGTTTTGCCTGCCGATTGGCGCTGGCCCTCATGGACGGCGGACCGGCCGCGGCCTGGCGCCTGGATAGCGGCCGGCCAGCCGGTATGCAGCCTGTACGCGCGGGCGGCAAGCGAAACCCGGGTAAAATCTCTACTGGCGGCACGTCAGGCGCGGCTGGTCATGGCCCTGCGTCTGCGTGGTTTGTCGCCGCTGGCGATCCCGGCCGTGTGCTAA
- a CDS encoding RimK family alpha-L-glutamate ligase, whose product MSSEVSGRHIVVFAEEIGWHGRRLKEAFARLGGRVSFLSLSDCRLEWGAGRQGLHLPGRRPRMPAGVLVRGIPTGTLEQVILRLDLLHDLQARGIPVCNPPRAIEHTVDKAMTNILLRRAGLPTPATWICESERQAQELCEREWEAGSKVVLKPLFGSQGRGLRLLEPGVPLPREGESEFRGVYYLQRLVEHAGEEARDIRVLVIGGRARAAMLRRNTCWITNRAQGGRCEPVPLEPRLCRLAEAAAQTLAVDYAGVDLIAGADERLCLLEVNGIPAWQGLQRTCSLDIAALLAGHMRARMQTAGTWA is encoded by the coding sequence GTGTCTAGCGAGGTCTCCGGCCGCCATATCGTCGTCTTTGCGGAGGAGATCGGCTGGCATGGGCGCCGCCTGAAGGAGGCATTTGCCCGCTTGGGCGGGCGCGTTTCTTTCCTTTCCCTGAGCGATTGCCGCCTGGAGTGGGGCGCGGGGCGCCAGGGACTTCATTTGCCGGGGCGGCGCCCGCGGATGCCGGCAGGCGTGCTGGTGCGCGGTATCCCTACAGGTACTCTGGAGCAGGTGATCCTGCGACTGGACTTGCTGCACGACCTGCAGGCGCGGGGAATACCGGTATGTAATCCCCCTCGCGCGATCGAACACACGGTGGACAAGGCCATGACGAACATTCTTTTGCGGCGTGCCGGTTTGCCTACCCCCGCTACCTGGATTTGCGAATCGGAGCGGCAGGCGCAGGAACTTTGCGAACGGGAGTGGGAGGCCGGCAGCAAGGTGGTCCTCAAGCCGTTGTTCGGCTCTCAAGGCCGGGGGTTGCGGTTGCTGGAACCTGGCGTACCTCTGCCAAGGGAGGGAGAATCGGAATTCCGCGGGGTCTATTACCTGCAACGGTTGGTCGAGCACGCTGGGGAGGAAGCGCGCGATATCCGCGTATTGGTGATCGGCGGTCGGGCGCGCGCCGCGATGCTGCGGCGCAATACATGTTGGATTACCAACCGGGCCCAGGGAGGACGTTGCGAACCGGTTCCCTTGGAACCCCGGCTTTGCCGTTTGGCTGAGGCGGCGGCACAGACGCTGGCGGTGGATTACGCGGGGGTGGACCTGATTGCTGGGGCGGACGAGCGGCTCTGCCTGTTGGAGGTGAACGGCATCCCGGCTTGGCAGGGGCTGCAGCGCACCTGTTCCCTGGATATCGCTGCCTTGTTGGCCGGGCACATGCGGGCCAGGATGCAGACGGCGGGGACCTGGGCTTGA
- a CDS encoding site-specific DNA-methyltransferase, whose product MPALFPIRKRFAADGRAVVFPGDCRELLKQVPDESIQLVVTSPPYNLGKEYEKKLRLDTYLKQQDAVIGECIRVLSPAGSICWQVGNYVRDGAIVPLDTALYPLFENRGLKMRNRIIWHFEHGLHCNKRFSGRYETIAWFTKTDRYIFNLDPVRVPQKYPGKKYFRGPRAGEYSCNPLGKNPGDLWAIPNVKNNHVEKTEHPCQFPAELIERLVLSMTAENDWVLDPFLGTGTSIVAALRHNRRGAGAEVCTPYVRLARERIRREMAGTLRTRPMHRPVYDPGKAGNRLAAPPRGKEETSNATRQ is encoded by the coding sequence ATGCCCGCGCTTTTTCCGATCCGCAAGCGTTTCGCCGCCGACGGACGGGCGGTCGTGTTCCCGGGGGACTGCAGGGAATTGCTCAAACAGGTCCCCGACGAATCCATCCAGCTGGTAGTTACATCGCCCCCCTACAACCTGGGCAAGGAATACGAAAAAAAGCTGCGACTGGATACGTACCTGAAACAGCAGGATGCGGTCATCGGGGAATGCATTCGCGTTCTCTCTCCGGCCGGCAGCATCTGTTGGCAAGTCGGCAACTACGTGCGGGACGGGGCCATCGTTCCGCTGGACACGGCGCTATACCCACTATTCGAGAACCGCGGCCTAAAGATGAGAAATCGCATTATTTGGCATTTCGAGCATGGGCTGCATTGCAACAAGCGTTTTTCCGGGAGGTACGAAACGATCGCCTGGTTCACCAAAACCGACCGTTATATCTTCAACCTCGACCCGGTGCGGGTTCCCCAAAAATATCCCGGCAAGAAATACTTCAGGGGCCCCCGGGCCGGCGAATATTCCTGCAACCCCCTGGGGAAAAACCCGGGCGACCTGTGGGCGATTCCCAATGTCAAAAACAACCATGTGGAGAAAACCGAACATCCCTGCCAGTTCCCGGCAGAGTTAATCGAGCGGCTCGTGCTCTCGATGACCGCCGAAAACGATTGGGTGCTGGACCCGTTCCTGGGGACGGGAACGAGTATCGTCGCGGCGCTCAGGCACAACAGGCGGGGCGCCGGCGCCGAGGTATGCACGCCCTACGTAAGGCTGGCGCGCGAGCGCATTCGCCGGGAAATGGCGGGAACGCTACGCACCCGGCCCATGCACAGGCCCGTATATGACCCGGGCAAGGCGGGGAACCGGCTCGCCGCCCCGCCACGGGGAAAAGAAGAGACAAGCAATGCGACAAGGCAGTAG
- a CDS encoding ribonucleotide-diphosphate reductase subunit beta: MLEWNNTASATPQPERPWTDTDAPAPAAQEGSGNRGSSGVTGLEEVEFGARRVTVDDKQMINCRADLNQLVPLKYKWAWQKYLDACANHWMPQEINMNADIALWRDPNGLSEDERTILKRNLGFFSSADSLVANNLVLAVYRHITNPECRQYLLRQAFEEAVHTHAYQYCVESLGLDEMEVFNMYREIPSIHDKAAWAMRYTDSLGDPEFHTGTLAADRRLLRDLIAFYVIFEGIFFYVGFVQVLSLGRRNKLTGCAEQFQYILRDESMHMNFGIDVINQIKIENPRLWDDAMKQESVEMIRKGVELETRYAHDTMPRGILGLNARMFSGYLQFIANRRCAQIGLPEQYAGATNPFPWMSEMIDLKKEKNFFETRVTEYQSGGALNWD; the protein is encoded by the coding sequence ATGCTGGAATGGAACAACACGGCGTCTGCGACGCCGCAACCCGAACGGCCATGGACCGACACCGACGCGCCCGCCCCCGCCGCCCAGGAGGGCAGCGGCAACCGCGGCAGTAGCGGCGTAACCGGCCTGGAGGAAGTGGAATTTGGCGCTCGGCGCGTCACCGTGGACGACAAGCAAATGATCAACTGCCGCGCCGATCTCAATCAACTCGTGCCCCTGAAGTATAAATGGGCCTGGCAGAAGTACCTGGACGCCTGCGCCAACCATTGGATGCCGCAGGAAATCAACATGAACGCCGACATCGCCCTGTGGCGGGATCCCAATGGCCTGAGCGAAGACGAACGCACCATCCTCAAGCGTAATCTGGGCTTTTTCTCCTCGGCCGACTCGCTGGTAGCCAACAATCTGGTGCTGGCGGTCTATCGCCACATTACCAATCCGGAATGCCGGCAATACCTGTTGCGCCAGGCCTTCGAGGAAGCGGTGCACACCCATGCCTACCAGTACTGCGTGGAATCTCTGGGACTCGACGAGATGGAGGTATTCAACATGTACCGCGAGATCCCCTCCATACACGACAAGGCCGCCTGGGCGATGCGCTACACGGACAGCCTGGGCGACCCTGAGTTCCACACCGGCACCCTGGCCGCCGACCGGCGACTACTGCGGGATTTGATCGCCTTCTATGTAATTTTCGAGGGCATCTTCTTCTACGTAGGCTTCGTGCAGGTGCTTTCCCTGGGCCGGCGCAACAAGCTGACCGGTTGCGCCGAACAGTTCCAGTACATCCTGCGCGACGAATCTATGCACATGAACTTCGGGATCGATGTCATCAACCAGATCAAGATTGAAAATCCACGGCTTTGGGACGACGCAATGAAGCAGGAAAGCGTCGAGATGATCCGCAAGGGCGTGGAGTTGGAGACGCGCTATGCCCACGACACCATGCCGCGGGGGATCCTGGGGCTGAATGCCCGGATGTTCTCTGGTTACCTGCAATTCATTGCCAACCGTCGCTGTGCCCAGATCGGCCTGCCCGAACAGTACGCGGGCGCAACCAACCCGTTCCCCTGGATGAGCGAGATGATCGATCTTAAGAAGGAAAAAAACTTCTTCGAGACACGGGTGACAGAGTACCAGAGCGGTGGCGCGCTGAACTGGGACTAG
- the queF gene encoding preQ(1) synthase: MLECFPNPSPERDYTLHIRIPEFTCLCPRTGQPDFAVLELDYVPEALCIELKSLKLYIHSYRDLGTFHEAVSNRILDDLKAVLAPRFLHLTARFNARGGIQTTVAIEYRRPDWTPSTLSSSAASP, translated from the coding sequence ATTTTGGAGTGTTTCCCTAATCCCTCGCCGGAGCGGGACTATACCCTGCACATCCGCATCCCCGAGTTCACCTGCCTCTGTCCGCGCACGGGTCAACCCGATTTCGCCGTGCTCGAACTGGATTACGTGCCCGAAGCGCTTTGCATCGAACTGAAGTCGTTGAAGCTCTATATCCATTCTTATCGCGACCTGGGAACCTTCCACGAGGCGGTCAGCAATCGCATCCTGGACGACCTGAAAGCGGTATTGGCGCCACGCTTCCTGCATCTCACCGCCCGCTTTAACGCCCGCGGCGGCATCCAGACCACCGTGGCAATAGAGTACCGTCGCCCGGACTGGACCCCTTCAACCCTTTCCTCCTCTGCCGCTTCGCCGTAA
- the fae gene encoding formaldehyde-activating enzyme, producing the protein MATIDRVLVGEALVGEGNEVAHVDLIMGPRGSAAESAFCNAITNNKDGFTSLLAVVAPNLPCKPHTLLVNKVTIKGAKQAVQMFGPAQRAVSMAVMDCVEDGTIPANEAEDIFICVGVFIHWLAEDDNKVQDYNYEATKLSIKRAVGQAPKASEVLSKRGSADHPFQAHS; encoded by the coding sequence ATGGCAACGATAGACAGAGTGCTGGTCGGCGAGGCCCTAGTGGGAGAGGGCAACGAGGTCGCCCACGTGGACTTGATCATGGGGCCGAGGGGCAGTGCCGCCGAATCGGCTTTCTGCAACGCGATCACCAACAATAAAGACGGCTTTACCAGCCTTCTGGCGGTGGTCGCTCCCAACCTGCCGTGCAAACCGCACACGCTCCTGGTTAACAAGGTGACGATCAAGGGGGCAAAGCAGGCGGTGCAGATGTTCGGCCCGGCGCAACGGGCGGTTTCCATGGCCGTCATGGACTGCGTCGAGGACGGCACCATTCCGGCGAACGAGGCGGAGGACATATTTATCTGTGTCGGGGTGTTCATCCACTGGCTGGCAGAGGACGACAACAAGGTCCAGGACTACAATTACGAAGCGACCAAGCTCTCGATCAAGCGCGCGGTAGGCCAAGCCCCCAAGGCGTCCGAAGTGCTGAGCAAGCGCGGTAGCGCCGATCATCCTTTCCAGGCCCACTCCTGA
- a CDS encoding HisA/HisF-related TIM barrel protein, producing MYEPPMIVIPAVDLCAGQAVHAHGGARADYPPLHSELCGGAEAATVVAALLDYYPFRRLYLADLDALQGGPGQTDCIAVLARRFPQVSFWLDCGNAPLPFGNNLRRVLGSESKLMPEKLSQQERRKAILSLDFRAGRLLGGAAWLARAEIWPQEIIVMALHRVGRHRGPDRPLLRRLSRRLPANRLYAAGGVRDAADLRSLRQFGIAGALAATTLHRRQVSPAELAALEA from the coding sequence TTGTACGAGCCGCCCATGATCGTGATCCCCGCGGTTGACCTGTGCGCCGGCCAGGCAGTGCATGCCCATGGCGGCGCCCGCGCCGACTACCCGCCATTGCATTCGGAGTTGTGTGGCGGCGCAGAGGCCGCTACGGTGGTGGCGGCGCTACTCGATTACTACCCGTTCCGGCGGCTCTACCTTGCGGACCTGGATGCCTTGCAAGGAGGGCCCGGCCAGACGGATTGCATCGCCGTCCTGGCGAGGCGCTTCCCACAGGTAAGCTTCTGGCTGGACTGCGGGAATGCGCCGTTGCCCTTCGGCAACAATCTGCGGCGCGTACTGGGCAGCGAGTCGAAACTGATGCCGGAAAAACTGTCTCAGCAAGAGAGGCGGAAAGCGATCCTGTCGCTGGATTTCCGTGCTGGGCGGCTGCTGGGCGGCGCTGCCTGGCTTGCCCGGGCAGAAATCTGGCCGCAAGAGATTATCGTTATGGCATTGCACCGCGTCGGCAGGCATCGGGGCCCCGACCGCCCACTGTTGCGCCGGCTGTCCAGGCGGCTCCCGGCAAACAGGCTGTACGCAGCCGGAGGGGTGCGCGACGCGGCCGATCTGCGCTCCCTGCGCCAATTCGGCATTGCCGGCGCCTTGGCGGCCACCACCCTGCACCGACGCCAAGTGTCTCCCGCGGAGTTAGCGGCGCTTGAAGCATGA
- a CDS encoding triphosphoribosyl-dephospho-CoA synthase, with translation MRACFAADVMALKPGNVSRYAAGHGMRAEDFLRSGTVVSPILCERARSVGERILRAVQATMRQVGCNTNLGMLLLFAPLIRAAEEAPAGGLAGLRQALAKTLADLRGVEGERIFRAIREARPGGLGSSRRYDVRSASGHELLEAMRHARRRDRIALQYVSGYEDIFSSGIPCFSKALARYGDVEWALTMCYIEFLCSFADSHVCRRHGRAAAEALCGKALRMRQALLVREDPRDCLPALLQLDGELKGARINPGTSADLAAASLLAWRLVHGDGALPQDTGNDNCHGGK, from the coding sequence GTGCGCGCCTGCTTCGCGGCGGATGTTATGGCGCTCAAGCCGGGCAACGTCAGCCGCTATGCCGCTGGCCACGGGATGCGGGCAGAGGATTTCCTGCGTAGCGGCACTGTGGTCAGTCCGATTCTTTGCGAGCGCGCCCGGTCGGTGGGGGAGCGTATCTTGCGGGCCGTGCAGGCCACCATGCGGCAGGTGGGCTGCAACACGAACTTGGGGATGCTGCTACTCTTCGCCCCGCTGATTCGGGCAGCCGAAGAAGCGCCGGCAGGCGGGTTGGCGGGCCTGCGGCAGGCGCTGGCGAAGACCCTGGCCGATCTGCGGGGAGTGGAGGGGGAGCGAATTTTCCGCGCCATTCGCGAGGCCCGGCCCGGAGGGCTGGGCAGCAGCCGGCGCTACGATGTCCGCTCCGCCTCTGGTCATGAACTACTGGAGGCGATGCGCCATGCCCGCCGCCGCGACCGCATTGCTCTGCAGTACGTGAGCGGCTATGAGGACATATTTTCCTCCGGGATTCCCTGTTTTTCTAAAGCGCTGGCCCGCTATGGGGATGTAGAGTGGGCGTTGACAATGTGTTATATTGAGTTCTTGTGCAGCTTCGCCGATAGTCACGTATGTCGCAGGCACGGAAGGGCGGCGGCCGAAGCATTGTGCGGCAAGGCATTGAGGATGCGGCAGGCATTGCTGGTCCGCGAAGATCCTCGGGATTGCCTGCCCGCGTTGTTGCAGCTTGACGGTGAGCTGAAAGGGGCGCGCATCAATCCTGGCACCAGCGCCGATTTAGCGGCGGCCAGCCTCTTGGCTTGGCGCCTGGTGCACGGAGACGGCGCGTTACCGCAAGATACTGGTAACGATAACTGTCATGGAGGGAAGTGA
- the mch gene encoding methenyltetrahydromethanopterin cyclohydrolase: protein MDKLSISAGAMPLLRSLREEQESLRIAVHSPPGGAAIIDAGIEVPGSLEAGRRIAEICLGGLARVDIRAGAGLRHWPWEVDVRSASPVVACLGSQYAGWKLSHGSGKDGFFALGSGPARALGSKEPLFQELGYRDRASESVLVLETDRLPPEELVLEIAEACSLRPESLSLILTPTTCLSGAVQIVARVLETALHKAHELRFPLSGIVDGMGSAPLCPPAPEQLVAMGRSNDAILFAGRVHLFVAAGDEEARELAERLPSSASRDYGKPFAQVFREAEFDFYRIDPMLFAPAWVAVTSLVTGRTFHSGRRDEELLDRSFGSPGGV, encoded by the coding sequence ATGGATAAACTTAGTATTAGTGCCGGGGCAATGCCATTGTTGCGCTCCTTGCGGGAGGAACAGGAGTCACTGCGGATTGCGGTTCATTCGCCTCCTGGCGGCGCTGCGATCATAGATGCCGGCATTGAGGTCCCGGGCAGCCTGGAAGCAGGCAGACGTATTGCGGAGATCTGTTTGGGGGGGCTGGCCCGGGTAGATATACGGGCAGGTGCCGGGCTGAGGCATTGGCCCTGGGAGGTGGACGTGCGTAGCGCCAGCCCCGTCGTTGCCTGCCTGGGGAGCCAGTATGCCGGCTGGAAGCTGTCTCACGGTAGCGGCAAGGATGGTTTTTTCGCCCTGGGATCGGGACCGGCCCGGGCCTTGGGCAGCAAGGAGCCTTTGTTTCAGGAATTGGGCTACCGGGACCGGGCTAGCGAGAGCGTTCTGGTATTGGAGACGGATCGTTTGCCCCCGGAAGAACTGGTGCTGGAGATTGCCGAGGCATGTAGTTTGCGGCCGGAGTCCCTTAGCTTGATTCTGACCCCTACCACATGCCTGAGCGGCGCTGTGCAGATTGTCGCCCGGGTACTGGAGACGGCCTTGCACAAAGCGCACGAACTGCGCTTCCCGCTGTCCGGGATCGTGGACGGCATGGGCAGCGCCCCCCTGTGTCCGCCGGCCCCGGAGCAGCTCGTCGCTATGGGCCGCAGCAACGATGCCATCCTCTTTGCCGGCCGGGTACATTTGTTCGTCGCCGCCGGCGATGAGGAGGCGCGGGAACTGGCCGAGCGGCTGCCCAGCAGTGCCTCGCGCGATTACGGTAAACCTTTTGCCCAGGTATTCCGAGAGGCGGAGTTCGACTTTTACCGAATAGACCCGATGCTGTTCGCCCCTGCTTGGGTGGCGGTCACCTCCCTCGTCACGGGCCGCACTTTTCACTCCGGCAGGCGGGACGAGGAGCTGCTGGACCGTTCTTTCGGCTCTCCCGGCGGTGTCTAG